In Streptomyces sp. P3, one DNA window encodes the following:
- a CDS encoding ScbR family autoregulator-binding transcription factor yields MQTRRQLLRAAAEVFDESGFAGASIKDILQQAELTAGALYFHFESKEALARAVMNAQPDSIVPWLESEGLQRLVDITLVWSQQLRTDPLLRAGVRLTTEQGAFGLRDAKPYRDWGAIMAECLRVAADKGELQAGVAPEELAEFVVEACTGMQTYSAVASEGRADLGDRVVRMWRLLLPGIAVPTVIAHTEVSEARAKELLRTASAAASASAGSGGAQG; encoded by the coding sequence GTGCAGACTCGGAGGCAGTTGCTCCGGGCGGCGGCAGAGGTGTTCGACGAGTCCGGTTTCGCCGGAGCGAGCATCAAGGACATCCTTCAGCAGGCCGAACTCACGGCCGGGGCGCTGTACTTCCACTTCGAGTCGAAGGAGGCGCTCGCCCGCGCGGTCATGAACGCGCAGCCCGACTCGATAGTCCCGTGGCTGGAGTCGGAGGGGCTCCAGCGGCTCGTCGACATCACCCTGGTCTGGTCCCAGCAGCTGAGGACGGACCCGCTGCTGCGGGCGGGTGTACGCCTCACCACCGAACAGGGCGCGTTCGGCCTGCGGGACGCCAAGCCCTACCGCGACTGGGGCGCGATCATGGCCGAGTGTCTGCGCGTGGCGGCCGACAAGGGCGAGCTGCAGGCCGGCGTCGCTCCGGAGGAACTCGCCGAGTTCGTCGTCGAGGCGTGTACGGGCATGCAGACCTACTCCGCCGTGGCGAGCGAGGGGCGGGCGGACCTGGGCGACCGGGTCGTACGGATGTGGCGGCTGCTGCTTCCGGGCATCGCCGTGCCGACGGTCATCGCCCACACCGAAGTGAGTGAGGCGCGCGCGAAGGAGCTGTTGCGGACCGCGTCCGCCGCGGCCTCCGCTTCGGCGGGCTCCGGCGGCGCGCAGGGCTGA
- a CDS encoding haloacid dehalogenase-like hydrolase, translating into MVHGLTHLRLCAVNIDGVMLDDSFSPVIHHFLVSRGCAYTAEVERSIFSRPRSVAGRLLAEAVGEPMTGEEALDAYFEERARHVAAHPVRVNDGAITLVRRLRRLGLRTVCYGGLDQSHFDAFLGEHAGLFDDPGYICTDAFRPGLHEIAIEYFGLKHDQVLVIDDVATVAETARSLGMPFIGHPSRFEHSFQRQLMCEAGVRYQVDSLHAVDEELLRSVDAEAAAGTVWPV; encoded by the coding sequence ATGGTTCACGGCCTGACACATCTGCGCCTGTGCGCGGTCAACATCGACGGCGTCATGCTCGACGACTCCTTCAGCCCGGTCATCCACCACTTCCTGGTGAGCCGCGGCTGCGCCTACACCGCCGAGGTCGAGCGGAGCATCTTCTCCCGGCCCCGTTCGGTCGCGGGCCGGCTGCTCGCCGAGGCGGTCGGCGAGCCCATGACCGGCGAGGAGGCGCTCGACGCGTACTTCGAGGAGCGCGCCCGCCATGTGGCCGCGCACCCGGTGCGGGTGAACGACGGGGCGATCACCCTGGTCCGCAGGCTCCGGCGGCTGGGTCTTCGCACGGTCTGCTACGGAGGTCTCGACCAGAGCCACTTCGACGCGTTCCTCGGTGAGCACGCCGGCCTGTTCGACGACCCCGGCTACATCTGCACCGACGCGTTCCGGCCGGGTCTGCACGAGATCGCCATCGAGTACTTCGGTCTGAAACACGACCAGGTGCTCGTGATCGACGACGTCGCGACGGTCGCCGAGACGGCCAGATCGCTGGGGATGCCCTTCATCGGTCACCCCAGCCGTTTCGAGCACAGCTTCCAGCGGCAGCTGATGTGCGAGGCCGGCGTCCGGTACCAGGTCGACTCGCTGCACGCCGTGGACGAGGAACTGCTGCGGTCGGTCGACGCCGAGGCCGCCGCCGGCACGGTGTGGCCGGTCTGA
- a CDS encoding SDR family NAD(P)-dependent oxidoreductase has translation MGDEHKLLSGKVAMITGASSGIGAAAARLFADEGAAVVLMARRAERLAELVESIRGDGGRAAAVAGDVTVPGDVARAVGTAVDTFGKLDAAFNNAGYGTAGVPLHEMDAETYDRTMDVNVRGVWNCLSHQIPAMLDSGAGGAVVNTSSVAGLKATGASAAYVASKHAVIGLTRAAAYDYGRRGIRVNALVVGATRSEMMDGVIAQLPELEEVFLADSLQHRMSRPDEVAQAAAWLCSDRSSFVTGSAMAVDGGSTAV, from the coding sequence GTGGGAGACGAACACAAGCTGCTGAGCGGCAAGGTGGCCATGATCACCGGGGCGTCGAGCGGGATCGGCGCGGCCGCCGCCCGGCTGTTCGCCGACGAGGGGGCGGCGGTCGTCCTGATGGCCCGCCGTGCGGAGCGGCTGGCCGAACTGGTGGAGAGCATCCGCGGCGACGGCGGGCGGGCCGCGGCCGTGGCGGGTGACGTGACGGTGCCGGGTGACGTCGCCCGCGCCGTGGGGACGGCGGTGGACACGTTCGGCAAACTGGACGCGGCCTTCAACAACGCTGGGTACGGCACGGCGGGAGTCCCGCTGCACGAGATGGACGCGGAGACGTACGACCGGACCATGGATGTCAATGTGCGGGGGGTGTGGAACTGCCTGTCCCACCAGATACCGGCGATGCTCGACTCCGGCGCCGGCGGGGCCGTGGTGAACACCTCCAGCGTCGCGGGTCTGAAGGCCACCGGAGCCTCGGCCGCGTACGTCGCCTCGAAGCACGCGGTGATCGGCCTGACGCGGGCGGCGGCCTACGACTACGGCCGGCGGGGCATCCGCGTCAACGCGCTCGTCGTGGGCGCCACCCGGTCCGAGATGATGGACGGCGTCATCGCGCAGCTGCCGGAGCTGGAGGAGGTATTCCTCGCCGACTCGCTTCAGCACAGGATGTCGCGGCCGGACGAGGTGGCGCAGGCCGCGGCCTGGCTGTGCAGCGACCGTTCGTCGTTCGTCACGGGTTCCGCCATGGCGGTCGACGGCGGTTCGACCGCCGTGTAG